Within the Cryptosporangium minutisporangium genome, the region GCCGGCCGCGCCCGACAAGCCCGATACCCCGGACGGGGCAACCGGACAGCCACCGCCCCCTCAGCCGACGGTCCCTGGCCCGTCGCCCACCCCGCCACGTCCGACAACGCCCGGCCCTTCGACCACGGCGCCCAGTCAATCGACCAGTGGAACGGCAGCTCCCAGTCCCCTACCGCCGACGGCGCAAGACCCGGCGAAGGATCCCGCCACCGCCTCTCGGGCCGAGCACGGCGTGGAACTGTCCGGCGGGTGGGTCAGTGCCGGACTCGCCGCGGCGATCGCCGACGCCGGAACGCTGGCGTGGCTGCGCCGCCGCCGCGTCTACCGGCCTGAACCGCTCCCCGGCCCGAACCCCCAGGCCCGCGACCTGCACCCGCTCCCGCCTCTGATCGGCACCGTGCGGGAAGCCGCGCACGAACTCGACGCCGGCCTCCTCGAGCCCTGCAGCCCCGGACCGACCGTCGCTCAACTCGCCGACGCCGACTCGCCCGACCTTCCGCCACCAGGGCCCGACGGGCCGCAACTCGCCGGGCTCGACGACCCCCTCAACCCCCGCGGACTAGGCCTCACCGGCGACGGCGCACCCGCCGCGGCCCGCGCGCTGCTCACCGCGACCCTCGCCGCAGGCGGACCCCAGGATCCCGACGCCGCCGGCACCATCCTGATCCCCGCCGCCACCCTCGCCGAGATCCTTGGCACCGCCGCCGTCGACCTCGGCCCCCTGCCACGCCTCCATGTTCACCCCGGCCTGCCCGACGCACTGACCACCCTCGAAGACCTGATCATCGCCCGTCGGCGAGAACTCGACGATCACGACGCCCCCGACTTCGAGACCCTGCACGCCGCGCACCCCTTCCACGCCCCGCTGCCGCTGGCGCTACTCATCGCCGAAATCCCGGCCCCGGTACTACACGCCCGCGTCACCGCCGCCCTGCAACTCGGCAGCCCACTGCGCATCGCCGCGGTCTTCCTCGGAAACTGGCCACCCGGCGACACCCTTCACGTCCACCTCGACGGCACCACCATCCGCCCACCGACCGGTGACCGCAGCGAACCACCGGCACGCCTGTCCGTCCTCGACGTGTCCACGGCCGTCGCAGCGCTCGAAGTCCTCCGCGAAGCCCACACCGGAACCCGGCCCGCGACCGCTCACTCCGCCGCGGCAGCCGCCCTGATTCCCGACCCCGGGCCAGCACCTCACCGAGTCCCGTCATCCGCCGACTCCCCGGCCTCGACCAGTCCCGCTTCGTTCGACCACCCGGCCCCGACTCGGGGCGGTCCCACCGACGAGCCCGCGCGAGTGCCAGCCGCAGTCAGCGGCGCCCTACCGTCGACGGCTGCGACCTCCGGTAGTCCGCGGGCACGCATCCAGGTGCTGGGTCAAGCCCCGTTGATCCGCCCGCTGGACGGGCCACCGGTCACCGGTGCCCGCTCCCACGCCGTCGAACTCCTAGCCCTGCTCGCCGCGCACCGCGATGGCATGGACCTGCCCGACATCATGGAAGTCTTCTACCCCACCGCCACCGTGCGGCGCGCCTCCCAGCGACTGTCCACCACCGTCGGCAACCTCCGAAACCGCATTCGCACCGCCGCCGGCGACCCGGCCAACAAGGAGAAGCTCGAACCGGTGCTCAACACCGGCAGCCACTACCAACTCAACCCCGCCATCCTCCACATCGACTGGTGGCACTTCCAAGACACCCTCGCCCGGGCCGTCACCGCCGATGACGACCAGCGCCTCGTCACACTCCGGCACGCCGTCGACCTCTGGACCGGACCGCTCCTCGACGGTTGCAACTACCGCTGGGTCGAATCGCACCGCGAGTACTCCCGCAGGCAAGGCATCACCGCCCATATTCAACTCGCCGCGCTGCTCACCGACGCCGCCCCTGACGAGGGCGCCAGCCTCCTCGACGCCGCCTGTGGGATCGACCCGATCAACGAAGATGTCGCTCGGCTCGCCATGCGCGCGCACGCCCAAGCCGGCAACAGGGCCGCCGTGCAAGCCCGACTCCAAGCACTCACCGCCGCCCTTGCCGACATCGACGAAGACCCGGACGAAGCCACCACCCGACTCGCCGACCAGCTCATGTCCCGAACCAGTGCGCCTCGCCGCTCCGGCCCTCCACCGACAGAGACCCAGCGCGCCGACGGGCCGTGAACCAACCCGGGCGAACACTCGGCACCCGAGCGCATCCGAGGGGCCCCGGCGGCCGTTGTGAAAGCCTGTCGCTTGCGCTTGCCCCATGTGGGAGCGGCTGCGGGATCCGGTCAGTCGCGGGGTCCGTGCCATTCCTCCCAGGAATCCTCGACGGTGATCCAGGTGCGCCACGGGGGCCAGGGGTAGCGGCGGCCGATCCGGTAGGAGTGCCAACGCTCAGCGTTCGTCTTGGCATCGAGCGCGGCCATGACCTGTTTTTGCCGCCCACGGGTGCAG harbors:
- a CDS encoding BTAD domain-containing putative transcriptional regulator, with the translated sequence MRVLGRLLRALGALLLLVASVGGVPWLLVVAVGWPLPRHVPTPSDVVAWLTSPIDDGGIFQIIACVTWILWAIWVGSLLLEAYDLIRYAGRSRPKPTGIQALAAALLTALTLNLSGAASYAQPPIPPATVAAATPLLPRPANPPILAIHDQRSTEARQPDGAGSDGAYPPWGTTTHTTERDGQTAALTRTRSSTTTTRVPRCVVQENDTLWDLAYNHLGEAERWEEIYTLNRGLIQADGRALSDPDLLIPGWVLVLPTRLPAPTPATPSPPAAPDKPDTPDGATGQPPPPQPTVPGPSPTPPRPTTPGPSTTAPSQSTSGTAAPSPLPPTAQDPAKDPATASRAEHGVELSGGWVSAGLAAAIADAGTLAWLRRRRVYRPEPLPGPNPQARDLHPLPPLIGTVREAAHELDAGLLEPCSPGPTVAQLADADSPDLPPPGPDGPQLAGLDDPLNPRGLGLTGDGAPAAARALLTATLAAGGPQDPDAAGTILIPAATLAEILGTAAVDLGPLPRLHVHPGLPDALTTLEDLIIARRRELDDHDAPDFETLHAAHPFHAPLPLALLIAEIPAPVLHARVTAALQLGSPLRIAAVFLGNWPPGDTLHVHLDGTTIRPPTGDRSEPPARLSVLDVSTAVAALEVLREAHTGTRPATAHSAAAAALIPDPGPAPHRVPSSADSPASTSPASFDHPAPTRGGPTDEPARVPAAVSGALPSTAATSGSPRARIQVLGQAPLIRPLDGPPVTGARSHAVELLALLAAHRDGMDLPDIMEVFYPTATVRRASQRLSTTVGNLRNRIRTAAGDPANKEKLEPVLNTGSHYQLNPAILHIDWWHFQDTLARAVTADDDQRLVTLRHAVDLWTGPLLDGCNYRWVESHREYSRRQGITAHIQLAALLTDAAPDEGASLLDAACGIDPINEDVARLAMRAHAQAGNRAAVQARLQALTAALADIDEDPDEATTRLADQLMSRTSAPRRSGPPPTETQRADGP